A window of the Tripterygium wilfordii isolate XIE 37 chromosome 12, ASM1340144v1, whole genome shotgun sequence genome harbors these coding sequences:
- the LOC120010528 gene encoding secreted RxLR effector protein 161-like — translation MEPKTPVEKERMSRVPYAGAIGRLIYAIMCTKPDIIYVVGLVSQFNQTQDLSWKEVKMILRYLKGMMNYILVYRGKDLWLFGYFDIDSGGDVHERKSTLGYAFILNGGAISWKSKKQTCHALSIIEAEYITCCLAVQEVVWLRRFYNICQLLSQHQNLSKFGVTI, via the coding sequence ATGGAGCCTAAGACTCCAGTAGAAAAGGAAAGAATGTCCAGGGTACCATATGCCGGTGCCATTGGTCGTTTGATATACGCAATAATGTGTACTAAACCAGATATCATCTATGTTGTTGGGCTAGTAAGTCAATTTAATCAAACCCAGGACTTGAGCTGGAAAGAAGTGAAAATGATATTAAGATACTTAAAAGGAATGATGAACTATATCCTAGTTTATAGAGGGAAGGATTTGTGGTTGTTTGGATATTTTGATATTGACAGTGGAGGCGATGTACACGAACGTAAATCCACATTAGGATATGCTTTTATACTTAATGGAGGAGCTatctcatggaaaagtaagaagcaaacTTGTCATGCCTTATCAATAATAGAGGCTGAGTACATTACATGTTGCTTAGCAGTCCAAGAGGTTGTTTGGCTAAGAAGGTTCTATAATATTTGTCAGTTGTTGAGTCAGCATCAGAACCTATCAAAATTTGGTGTGACAATATGA
- the LOC120011486 gene encoding AUGMIN subunit 6: MTMDREKEREIELESAMYTNCLLLGLDPAIIGVGASNGTPRVGLFRHSNPKLGEQLLYFILSSLRGPFQSAKDFDKVWPIFDSAQSRDFRKVVQAIISELESQGALPRSNSRVSSLATCCGPRFVELLWQLSLHALREVHRRTFASDVASNPLPASLTDVAFSHAATLLPITKARIALERRRFLKIAEMAVQRQTMWSNLAHEMTAEFRGLCAEEAYLQQELEKLHDLRNKVKLEGEQWDDLVSSSSQNSHLVSKATRLWESILARKSQHEVLASGPIEDLIAHREHRYRISGSSLLAAMDQSSQVPYIDALSAQPTDLDSTLLEDKELSYGSYLSVNRVKLKNNVDSSHLQVNDDTLSLVDDRGGRVNPTVDVAEIIRRWTHALQRVHKQSLYLAKANDGQGPDILRSAHDGDTSGHAESLAATLAEHQQHLASFQVLINQLKEVAPMIQTSIAECTEKVNRIPSNIPPLTKHHGRATSPIEAHSSGRTLESSTEDVAEVTSKMSNVMLDKVLASPPALKLPQLFSSTPSSSGKGGNMLKRQTLAAHSNQLENISARNSSDQPLSDNRLDNPPQDDDNSYVQNLKRSVREAALSMQSCNLESSTDINSDEGSEHFFASLSTAGFSHLVPESKISSRSKRLSVFQTDASLLENHSSHGHVPSKHDDLPDGLNDFNSLHEYDQVNGFLSVARSNGTVSDAQRSFFEVEESQDQVFSPPLLMDTALLADSYEDLLAPLSETETALMEH, encoded by the exons ATGACGATGgacagagagaaggagagagagatcGAGCTCGAGAGTGCAATGTACACAAACTGCTTGCTGTTGGGTCTAGATCCGGCTATCATTGGTGTCGGAGCATCCAACGGGACCCCTCGGGTTGGACTCTTCCGCCACTCCAACCCTAAATTGGGCGAGCAACTTCTCTACTTCATCCTCTCCTCCCTTCGCGGTCCTTTTCAATCTGCCAAA GACTTCGATAAGGTGTGGCCGATTTTCGACTCGGCGCAATCGCGagattttcgtaag GTAGTGCAAGCGATAATTAGTGAGCTCGAGTCGCAGGGGGCGCTTCCCAGAAGCAATTCGAGGGTTTCATCGCTTGCTACCTGCTGTGGACCAAG ATTTGTTGAACTTTTGTGGCAGCTTTCATTGCATGCTTTGCGAGAGGTTCATCGACGGACATTTGCATCTGATGTAGCTTCAAACCCCCTGCCTGCTTCATTGACAGATGTTGCCTTCTCGCATGCAGCCACTCTCCTTCCCATAACAAAG GCTAGAATAGCGCTAGAACGAAGGAGATTCCTTAAAATTGCAGAAATGGCAGTACAGAGACAGACTATGTGGTCAAATTTGGCTCATGAAATGACTGCAGAGTTTCGTGGTCTTTGTGCCGAAGAG GCTTATTTGCAGCAAGAGTTGGAAAAATTACACGACTTGAGAAACAAAGTAAAGTTGGAAGGGGAACAGTGGGATGATCTTGTATCAAGTTCGAGTCAGAATTCCCATTTAGTTTCTAAGGCAACTCGCTTGTGGGAGTCTATATTGGCTCGCAAAA GTCAACATGAAGTTCTTGCTTCCGGGCCAATCGAGGATTTGATCGCTCATAGAGAGCATAG ATATCGTATCTCTGGTTCATCTTTGCTTGCGGCTATGGATCAGAGTTCTCAGGTTCCTTACATAGATGCCCTGTCTGCACAGCCTACTGATCTAGATTCAACTCTTTTGGAAGACAAAGAGCTTAGTTATGGATCATATCTGTCTGTAAATAGGGTAAAACTGAAGAACAATGTagattcatctcatttgcaagTAAATGATGATACACTTTCGCTAGTGGATGATAGAGGCGGAAGAGTTAACCCCACTGTGGATGTAGCAGAAATTATCAGACGTTGGACTCATGCATTGCAACGCGTTCATAAACAGTCACTTTATCTG GCTAAAGCTAACGATGGACAGGGTCCTGATATATTACGAAGTGCACATGATGGTGACACAAGTGGCCATGCAGAGTCTTTAGCTGCAACTCTTGCTGAACATCAGCAGCACCTGGCTAGTTTTCAG GTGCTTATTAACCAATTGAAGGAAGTTGCACCAATGATACAAACCTCAATAGCTGAGTGTACGGAGAAAGTGAATCGTATACCCTCTAACATACCTCCTCTCACTAAACACCATGGTCGAGCAACCTCACCTATAGAAGCTCACAGCAGTGGAAGGACATTG GAGAGTAGCACAGAAGATGTGGCTGAGGTTActtcaaaaatgtcaaatgttaTGCTTGACAAGGTTTTGGCCAGTCCCCCAGCTCTGAAGCTCCCACAGTTATTTAGTTCGACTCCAAGTTCATCTGGGAAGGGTGGAAACATGCTAAAACGACAAACATTAGCTGCACACAGCAACCAGTTAGAAAATATATCAGCAAGAAACTCTTCTGACCAGCCTTTATCAGATAATCGACTAGATAATCCACCACAAG aTGATGACAATTCTTATGTTCAGAACCTAAAGAGGTCTGTAAGAGAGGCAGCATTGTCCATGCAATCCTGTAATTTGGAATCGTCTACAGATATTAATTCTGATGAAGGTTCTGAGCACTTTTTTGCATCTCTTTCGACAGCTGGGTTTTCTCATCTGGTCCCTGAAAGCAAGATATCTTCAAGGAGTAAAAGATTATCGGTATTTCAAACAGATGCTTCATTGCTAGAGAATCATTCTTCTCATGGTCATGTTCCGAGCAAGCATGACGATTTACCAGATGGTTTGAATGATTTTAATTCACTTCACGAATATGACCAAGTGAATGGATTTCTGTCAGTTGCTCGCTCCAACGGTACAGTTTCTGATGCACAAAGGTCATTTTTTGAGGTTGAGGAAAGCCAGGATCAGGTCTTCTCACCTCCTTTGCTGATGGACACAGCCCTGTTAGCAGATTCTTACGAGGATTTACTTG CTCCTTTGTCAGAAACTGAAACTGCTTTGATGGAGCATTGA
- the LOC120010169 gene encoding prohibitin-3, mitochondrial, with amino-acid sequence MGSNQAAVSFLTNLARAAFGLGTAATVLNASLYTVDGGQRAVLFDRFRGVIDTTVGEGTHFLVPWLQKPFVFDIRTRPHTFSSISGTKDLQMVNLTLRVLSRPEVSRLPYIFQHLGLEYDEKVLPSIGNEVLKAVVAQFNADQLLTDRPHVSALVRDSLMKRAKDFNIVLDDVAITHLSYGVEFSRAVEQKQVAQQEAERSKFVVMKADQERRAAVIRAEGESESARLISDATTKAGMGLIELRRIEASREIAATLAKSPNVAYIPGGQQMLLGLNPGMVGR; translated from the exons ATGGGTAGCAACCAAGCGGCTGTATCCTTCTTGACAAACTTGGCCCGGGCGGCCTTCGGACTGGGAACAGCAGCGACTGTGCTTAATGCGTCGCTGTACACTGTTGACGGAGGCCAGAGGGCCGTCCTCTTTGACAGGTTCCGCGGGGTGATCGACACGACGGTTGGGGAGGGCACTCACTTTCTCGTCCCTTGGCTGCAGAAGCCCTTCGTCTTCGACATTCGCACTCGCCCCCACACCTTCTCTTCTATCTCCGGCACCAAGGATCTTCAGATGGTCAACCTCACTCTCCGTGTCCTCTCCCGTCCAGAG GTTTCACGCTTGCCCTACATATTCCAACACCTTGGTCTTGAGTACGATGAGAAGGTGCTTCCTTCTATCGGCAATGAGGTATTGAAGGCAGTCGTTGCACAGTTTAATGCCGACCAGCTTCTGACAGACAGGCCACATGTGTCTGCCCTGGTTAGGGATTCTCTGATGAAGCGTGCTAAGGACTTCAACATTGTGCTGGATGATGTGGCTATCACTCATCTGTCTTATGGGGTTGAGTTCTCAAGGGCTGTGGAGCAGAAGCAGGTGGCACAGCAGGAGGCAGAAAGGTCCAAGTTTGTAGTGATGAAGGCTGACCAAGAACGGAGGGCAGCTGTTATTAGGGCTGAAGGTGAGAGTGAATCTGCAAGACTAATATCTGATGCGACTACCAAGGCAGGTATGGGGCTGATTGAGTTGAGGAGGATCGAGGCATCAAGGGAGATTGCTGCAACTCTTGCCAAGTCACCCAATGTGGCATACATCCCTGGTGGGCAGCAAATGCTTCTGGGTCTCAATCCAGGCATGGTTGGCCGTTGA